The sequence ACCAATATACTTGCGGACACTTGTCCCGACCCTATCATCCGCAGCTTCCCTTGAATCGCCGCTGACATCGGAGCGGCAGTTTCCAAAGGCAGCCGTACGAAATCTCGAAGTGGAATCCCGGAAAGTCCAGGTTAATGGCGGAACAAAAAGCAACCAACGTCACATGGCACGATCATAGCGTGACGCGCGAAGAGCGGCAGAAGCTGAATCGCCACAAAGGCGTTGTGTTGTGGTTCACGGGTCTGAGCGGCTGTGGAAAAAGTACGGTGGCAAATGCCGTCGACCGGATGCTGCACGACGCCGGCCGGCACACCTTTGTGCTCGACGGTGACAACATTCGCATGGGCCTGAACAAGAATCTCGGGTTCTCGCCCGAAGACCGCGTCGAAAATATCCGCCGGATCGGTGAAGTCGCGAAGCTGTTCGCCGACAGCGGCGTGATTGTGTCGACGGCGTTCATTTCGCCCTACCGCGAAGATCGCGACAAAGTGCGAGCCCTGCTTCCCCAGGGAGAGTTTCTGGAAGTCTACGTGAAAGCCAGTCTGGAAACGTGCGAAAGTCGCGACCCGAAAGGCCTGTACAAGAAGGCCCGCGCCGGTGAGATCAAGGGGTTCACCGGAATCGATGCGCCGTACGAAGAGCCCACCGCTGCGGAGATCACGCTGGATTCTGACAGCAAGGGGATTGAAGAGCTGGCGAACGAAGTCATTGCACACCTGAACAAGAACGGATATCTGTCGGCATAGAAGCTGAGAGTTCTGAGTTGTTGTATCCTGACTGGTGCCAACGGATGTGATGTTGACCGTGAATTAAGGATTGATCGACCCGGTTCTGACGCAGGCGGAGTTTGTCACCGCGACGGTCATCAGTCACAAAACGGATGACGAAGCACCCGAAATCACCGTTCAACCGAAACCCTTCCCCGGGCTGCGGCCCGTTTTCCCGGCAGCGATGATGCTGCTTTCCCGGTCGACGAAAGAATCGCAACCGGTCAGCCCTCCGCAATCGGCGCGTTGACCACATTCACTCACGCGGACACGTCCTGTGTCCCAACCCGCGGGCCAGTTTCCAATGCCAGGCCGCTGCTTCTGCAGTGCCTGTGACATTGCCTGACGTTTTCCTGACTGCAATGGATGCTTCGAAGCACGGATCGTTTCGAATCTGTATCAGCCTGAGGTCTGCGGGCTCCCTGCCCGGATGGAGTCGCTGTCGGGGAGTCGCTGTTTGAAAACAGGAAAGGAAGCATTCGATGTCTGCGGTGTCCGTGACAGCGATCGTTTGTGTTTGTTTTCTCGGCCCGGTGCCCGGTTCTGAAACCACCGGCGACAACAAAGGGCTGGCGGCTCCCGTCGGAATGACGGCCGGATCTCCCGGCGGCGAATGGCAGCATTCGCTGGAAGAAGCCCGGGCACTTGCCGAACAGTACCAGTTGCCGCTGCTTCTGCATTTCGAAGCGACCTGGTGCGGGCCGTGTCGCAAGATGGAAAGCGACGTGCTGAATCAGCCGCAGGTCGCCTATCTGCTCGGCACGAAAGTCGTTGGAGTTCGAATTGACGCGGACCGCAATCCCGAACTGATTTCCCGCTTCGCCATCCGGACTTTGCCGACGGAACTCGTCATCCGGCCGGATGGCAGTCAGAGCCCGCTGCAGACCGGAGCACTCTCGCTCAGCAGCTACATCGCTCGCCTGGAACGCCTTGCCGAAAGAACCGGCGACGGTCGGTCGCAGGTTGCTTTGAACCAATCCGGGGCAAACGCCGGTGACGGTTCAGAATCGGGTCGCGAAACGACGCGGAGTTGCCTGATCGTCGAACACGACGGAAAGATGGTGGGACTCGGCGGATACTCCCCCGTTGCTCTGTGT is a genomic window of Planctomycetaceae bacterium containing:
- the cysC gene encoding adenylyl-sulfate kinase, producing the protein MAEQKATNVTWHDHSVTREERQKLNRHKGVVLWFTGLSGCGKSTVANAVDRMLHDAGRHTFVLDGDNIRMGLNKNLGFSPEDRVENIRRIGEVAKLFADSGVIVSTAFISPYREDRDKVRALLPQGEFLEVYVKASLETCESRDPKGLYKKARAGEIKGFTGIDAPYEEPTAAEITLDSDSKGIEELANEVIAHLNKNGYLSA
- a CDS encoding thioredoxin family protein; the encoded protein is MSAVSVTAIVCVCFLGPVPGSETTGDNKGLAAPVGMTAGSPGGEWQHSLEEARALAEQYQLPLLLHFEATWCGPCRKMESDVLNQPQVAYLLGTKVVGVRIDADRNPELISRFAIRTLPTELVIRPDGSQSPLQTGALSLSSYIARLERLAERTGDGRSQVALNQSGANAGDGSESGRETTRSCLIVEHDGKMVGLGGYSPVALCQSREWRKGSEEFVVNHEGVDYFLQSEEEVALFQKDAYRFIPRLHGCDLVELFSENRATIGAIEYGAVYDGQLFFFASLENKTRFQRDPSWYLDVTADGCPDNADAFPFLHSSGYE